GGTGACGATCGGATTTTTACCAGTCGTTATTGACTAATAACAACTGGCTTAAGACTTTTAATGACGGAATTTCCTCGCGTTGACCTTTTTTCTTGTagttataatattgtatgtTATTGTGTAATATGTATATTAGGCTGTATGacgtaaatattttcaagagcggtatatttttgaaaatatccctttttttactttaaaactATAGTTGTCAACATGGGTTAGGCCTGTTGGGCCGACCCAGCCCAATTTGTGATTTGATAGGGTTGGGATAAGATTTTTGAAGCCCATTTAAGAACAAGACTTTTTCACACGGCCCGAAAAAGCATGTTGGCTCATGGGCTTGAGCGACACTGGGTTAGGTCGGTCCGTGGGCTTGAGGGACGCTCAGTATAAATATGATTACACtaataatgaaaaatatgatctatagtaaaagtacttttaaaacaactattaaatTTAACGTCCAGGGGGTACGCTTTTATGTCTGAAACTTACGCTTTTGCGCCCAAGACTTAGGCGCCAGAGTTTGGGGAGTACGTCTTCTAGTTGTGCCCCGAAACGTCTTTGGTCCCCACCCCGCTACTCACCCTGGGGACTCGCCCAAAAACGCCTTTGAAAACTGAGACTAGGTTAGAAAGTAGTAGAATGAAAACTGAGACTAGGTTAGAAAGTAATAGAATTGTGTAACATTGTTTGAACATATTTATGTTatcatttttaaatttcaatttaaactaagaaaaattgttttaaaaaggTGGGTTGGCCCGGCCAGGCTCGCAACTCACATAATGCTGGGTTGGGCTGACTGTTTTAAGGCCCATAAAATAGATGAGCCAGCCTGGAAAGGCATGACTTGTCAAAATCCAAAGTCCGCATGGGCTGGGCTAGCCCAGATGGGCCGGGCCAACCCGTTTTGACAGCTCTATTTAAAACACTACTATGAGCATTTTTTTTGCGCAGATTCCCTTCAAacgcattggtctttaatttttgcccctcatatctgtggtctttaattttagccCCCACTTttcatttaataaaaatttgtgGCTAAAGTGCCCTTATTCGCTGGTCTATGAAACCAGAGATTCGGGTTCAAAAACCTCGCAGTGGCCAAAAAagtaatttcgcaaggcaaataTTTGTAGCAAATTATACCTATTCGGGGAAAAGTTACGCCTTACTGCCTAACTGCCTAACTTCTCTTGAATTATGCCGAACAAGGGGCAAAATTATGTCTTAAGCCATAACTTATagatagaaactatgccttaacttaggacccgtttggccataagaattattcacttttttctggagtattttttcactttttttaaaaatcagtgtttggccatgaaaattttcaaatacaacttgaagttgttttttcacttttttcacaaccaaaccttattaaaaagtatatttcaataacaaaatattattttcaaatattatgaCTAAACACAaatccaactccaactccaactttaaaaatttcaaaaaaagtaaatttgtttttggtttctatggccaaatacctacttaaattttttaagaactatgtcttaaggcataactttacccCTAAAAAGGGATAATTTGTTATGAAACCTTGCcttatgaattatttttttattacttcTCTGGATTTCTTCTGTCCTAATAGGCATAATTTACTATGAAATTCTGtcttacaaattttttttatactctCCTAAATTTGAATCTAGAATCTCAGGGATATTTTAGGCTACTTAAAGTGCTGAAGGATTAAAATTAAAGGACAGAAAATTGacggacaaaaattaaagaccactcccgAAATAgggcatttgtgcgaatgaccgATTCTGGTCTGGTTAAACTCCTCAAAACGGGTCAGAGGGATTTGTGTTGACCCGGTATCCAAACCCGAATTAATCTGCCCGTTGCttcttccccaaaattcccaaaaCCTAACTCGCCATTGAAGGAACCCCAAATGGATCAAGTGGTAGAGGAAGTAGAAAAAGTGAAGAAAGAGTTTGAAGAAACATACAAACAGACTCAACAAGATGGCAAATCAAGATTAAACAGAAGAGAATAGTTCACTGCCAAGATTGAATGGTGTTGCTCAAGATGGGATGAATTATTTGCTTCAATCACTTCAATTCAAGATTGATCTCTTAGCCTCACAACTCCCTTTTGATGATCAAGTTGAAAATACTCAGTCTTTGGCCCAATCTTGGAAAACCCACATCCAAAGGTAgcctaaaatataaatattttttcatgtcAGACACTGTGATACGGTATGCAATATGGACCTTGACAAAATATGGGTTGCTTGTCTGGAAGACTAAATAGGGTGAGGTTTATACACGCGAGACTTCTCATACGTCGTACAAAGAAAATTGATAAATCGCATCAACTCGAAAATTTGagtgaaattgagaaaaaaaaattggctaatAATTTAGTTTGGCttggtttaatttttttttaaaaaaaaatcaaatcgaaccaaatcaacccgacattacatatatagaattttaaaaaaaatatattatacataaatttccAAACTCACCTTAATATTCTCGCACTCAAATTCAGTTACTACAATTTCCATAAAAATGCAAGAAGAAATGAGTGTTCAAGAACTGCAAGAACAATAATCAACTCccttaatataaaataaaataaaaacattaaaagaaacAGAAGAAGATAAACATGTAATCATAAGAATACTAAGAAGATTGAGTACAAACTTAAAGAAACTCAAGATTGCACATCAATATAATGCATATGATTGAATTTGACAAATTTGTCATTGTTGTGTTGATATCACAAAGTGTCTTTTCGAATCTATGGTCTTCATTCCGATAAAGTACTGCGTCGCTTCCTCTTGCGCGTGACATTAAGTCTAGGAAAATATAAGCTATCCAAACATGTTGGATCTGTAGGACGAAGCACATACAAGAAGTAAGTTATCCTAAcaaactttttttgttttggacaATAGATGGAAAGATTCTGATAAGTTGGTCCTTGAAAGACAAGTTCATCATTCTCCGTGCACCACAAAAGCttataattattgaaaaaacGCTCGCAATTAAAATCTGGTATGTTGCGAATGCTCATTAACCATTTCCAACTATCTTGTTTCATGACCCAGATGTTCAATCCATTAAAATAATGGTTGTCGCCATATACACTTAGGTGACCTTTCAAAGTAGACAAACGAAAAAAGTACTCATGTTCACCTGTAGAAGTTGGTATTGGAAACTCATTTAATTCGTCCGACTTCACATCAAAGTATAAGAATGCAGAAGTTTTATGTACATTATGGTCAAGTTTCTGATTCAGAGACCAATATACACGATCTTCATTGCCAATTCCCTGACTGCACACATATCCTTGAATTAGGTACTTGTTCAGATTCAGGGAGACATTGTTGTAATACATGGGGAGTATTTTTCGTCATCCAAGAATCCCTACTCGTAGAGTACATAGCATAAAATAAGTTATAAATCAATATAACCTTGTAATCATCGGTGGTAGAATCATAACACAACCCACAAGCATGAGGATATGTGTATCCATGAGGTTTCATATATGTACACTCAAAAATGTGGTGTTCTCCGGATGATGGATTCCACAAAACAAATTTCTTATAAGCCTTAGGTTTCTTTAATAGTACCAAGCCATCATATGAGCATAAGACATGAGCACCTAGGAATCCTTTTAGAGgaaattgttgttttttatggtaacTCTATTACTATTTTTCAAGTGTATAAATTTGAAATCACTAGAACTTCTTTTTAACAAGAGTTTTTCACGTCCTAGTGCTTTGGACTGATCACGGTGAGCTTTCGTGAATAGATTGTCGTTAATCGTAGCATTCCACGATTTAGAAACATATTTAAAACATAACAGAGATGCAACGTGTACCTTAATAAGGATTTCGAAAAGGATATCATATGATGTCTCCTTTTTTATACGACTCCCCTCGATTGTCGTTTGTAATTTTACCTTTGACATAATTATTGAAGATCAATGCAGAGTGTCTTGGGGTTAAGTTCTGCGGCGCATGAACAAAATTAACACTCTATAATTAGGGTTTAGTATAAGATATATTTATAGCATCCGTCGTCATATCAGTATATGAATTTTTTACACCTCAGATAAAATGACCTGCTATTGCAGGTTAACCTTCtttccaagatttttttttttcaattttcaagttactttttccttttttttctacaattaataaaattcctgcactcatttctttctttgaagCTCTCCGTCTAAGTTAGTTTTTCTTCCAAAATCCTTCCACCATGTTATCCTTCCACCTGCCCGACCAACATGTCGCAATACGTTTTTATTGTGCATTGCTCCGAACTTGCCGAAAAGcacttttttaaaacaaaaaatggttAGTTTGCCCTTGTActctaaaaaaattatatttgccTTTAATTATATTTTGTCAATATGTTTGTCCTTCCCATTCAACTTTCAATCATCCAACTTTTAGGCCATATTTACCCTCCATCCATTAAATTCCCATCTCCGCGTAAAATTAGCTATGTGCAAGGCCGGCTCATGGGGGAAGCAACTAAAGCAGTTGCTTTAGGCCCCCAAAACCAAGGGCCCcaatttttatattatagaataattattattacaaaaaaaaaaaacaaaaaaaaagatactaGTGTATgcttgttttttgaaaaatattatacATACTATGAtgttttttgcaaaaataattcCGAAATTTTGGTGAATAGAATTACTATAAGCTTCAATGGCGAGAGCTAGCAAGTGGTTGAATATGCTCAAGATTAGAGGTGGAtccagaatttaaattttatcagTTCAATctttaaggtttttttttttttttatattaaactCATTTTATTTGTAAAACTGTGAGTTAGAGTGattatttcttgcattttagtgattttttatACATACACTTGTGCTCCGCGTTAAAAGTATTGATTCAGATAAACCCGATATTTACATGTTGCATCCGTCACGGGTGAAGATATGTAAAAGATAGTCCGTACACGAtcataacaaaacaaaaatgaagattaatgaaataaacatttataaattttattaaaattagggcctttttttaaaatcggCTTAGGCCACTAATTTCGTTGAGCTGCCCTTAGCTATGTAATATgtttttttgttcaatttaaTTTACTCACCCATTTAAATCCTTTTAACCCACCCGCCCcactaaaaaattaaaatttaaaagcttCATTATTCATCCACGGTGTAGACGATTTCACCTCTCAAATCTCGTCCTATTGTTTTTCTTCAGATTCAATTCATATGTAAATAAAGATTCATAAATTAAACCATATCCTCCAACAATCTGCAATTGctaaacaaaaatgaaaaacccAATATGATAACTATTGAAGGTGCATATGCtgcattaaacaaaaaaaaaaattgagatagATGAAAATGTACATCAccgaaaataaaacaaaaaagacgAGAAACAGGGAGGgtggggggggcggggggggggtgGTTGGTAAAGACACCAAAagcaatctttttttttttttttttttttttttttttttgaagcacCCTATTTCATGCTAGGCAAACCTTGTTTTTCCTTAATTAGTATTTCATAACCTTTTTGTCAATATTATCACATTTGTCAATCAAAACTTCATTATTTAGTTggttttaatttgaatttaatCTGAAGAAAAACAAGTTGGTTAGATGAGATTTGAGAGGTGAAACCGTATCCACTATGGGTGAACAATGAAGCTTTTAGGTTCTCAATTTTTTAacatgttttaattttttagtgGGTCAgatgaaaattaaatatttgattgttaaaagaaattatttttaaaagaaaatagaacatttAATTGTAAAACAAAATATGCCACACAGATAATTTTATGTGGAAAGATGGGGATTCAACGGAAGGGTAAGTTTGAAGAAACATACAAACAGACTCAGAAACATTAGGTGATATTGACAAAtatgaattgaaaaaaaaattcaccaaGGCAAATATgtcaatgtcaaaaaaaatatcACGAAGGAAAAATACATTACTCCGTCCCTTCCGATTCAAAGGTACCTAAAAAAGTAAAAgtttcatatttattttcttgttagaCACTAATATTTAAAGAATGGGTTGGTTATATGAAAAAAGATACTCTATTTGgaccccttttaaaaaaatttatagtttaaaataagtattagaTAAATATTTAgttataaattatctcataaaattaaattattttttaatatatgataaattatttttaaatatagaaaagacCAAAATACAAATGGAGAAACTTTTAATCTGCCCggttcttctcttcttctcgACAATCTTTTTCCCCAAAACTTTCTTTATAAAAACAGCTAAAACTCACCATTGAAGGAACCCCAAATGGACCAAGTGGTAGAGGAAGTGGAAAACGTGAAGAAAGAGTTCCAAGAAACATACAAACAGATTCAAGAAACCATCAAATCCATTAACGAATATGGCAAATCAAGATTAGTTTCTGAAGAGAAAAGTTCACTTCCAAGATTGAATGGTGTTGCTCAAGATGGGATGAATTTGCTTCAATCACTTCAATTCCAGATTGATCTCTTAGCCCCACAACTCCCTTCAGATGATCAAGTTGAAAAGGCTCAATCTTTGGCCCAATCTTGGAAAACCCAAATTCAAAGGTACCTAAAAAAGTAAAAgtttcatatttattttcttgttagaCACTATGATACTGTATAGAAGAGTATGGGTTGGTTATATGAATCGTCTGTATTCCAATTGTAGAAGAGTAATGTGAGAAATTCAGAGATTTTAgtttttggaaagttgattagGAAATGGCgatgaattttgtatgattaagtTGAAAAGTCTAAGTCTTTAGAGGTTAGATTATGGAAGAGAAGATGCAGGGTGTGGAATGCTGCTCCATTAACACTTATATTGATAGTATAGATGGAGATAACTATGAACTTTTGTGGGGAAGAACTTGATCTTGTACATCTGAGGAATAGCCTCCTGATAACAAAATGTGTATAGAGGATAACATAAGAGAAGGTCGGCTGTATGGTTTGTAGTACATAGGCTCTGAATTTACCAGTTCGTTTGTGTGACGTTATGGGGATTAATGTTACTAAAATGGATATGGTAGATCTAAAATCACATGGAGGAAAGTTATGTAGAAGCACCTATAATCAATATGGATTTAGCTAAGAACATAACACAATAGAAGCAAAGGATTCATATGTTCAGTACCAATTAGTTGGCTTTAAGGTTTAGCTGTTGTAAGTCTGGATATGAAAGAGCATGAGATTTAGAGAACGTCTAGTTTGGAGAACTTCTAAAAGATAAATTACTTGTTGATATTGGAATGAAATTGGTTCAGATAGAGTGAAATGGGTTATAGAGGATTTATATAACCAACCCCAACCAGTTTAGGATTTAGGCataattcttgttgttgtttttttatttgacaAGGTAACAGACAGTATATTAATCATCAACACGCAGTGTTGGAAACCAAAATGAAGTGTTTACATCAGTGGATCCGAACCAAAAGTATATACTAGAGACAAACACACTAAGGCCTATATCATCTCATAAAGACCCTAGGATATCTATAACAGAAACTGGATCATCTATGTACTCTGATTTACACCAATAACAAAACATGAGAATACAATTCATCTTAATCAGTTGTAAAGAACTACTAGTATCATCGAAACATCTAGAgttcctttccttccaaattgtcGACCAAATTGCTGCAGGGACAATCCTCCATCTATCTCTGTTTGTGCTGCTATTCCCCTCTGAATTCCAGCTTATCAGAGCATCAGAGGTGCTCCCTGGAATTGTCCACCTTATACCTCTAAAGCTTGTGAACAGATCCCATAACTGACTGGTCAACTTGCAATGTAAAAAACAGATGTCTCTGAATTCTGCCCACATAAATAACATCTTGAGCATAAATGAAATCCATTCTCCTTAACTTCTCCTGATTTAAAACTGAATCTTTCACCACCAACCAAGTGAAAATTTCCACTTTATATGGAACTTTTACTTTCCATATTAATTTCCATGGTAGTAGATTCAACTGTGATCCCACCTGATTCAGATCCTCGTAAGCAGAACTTACTGTAAAAAGACCTTTGCTGTGTATATTCCACCTGAGTGTGTCTTCCCCTTCTTGTACTCCGTTGTATTGATCTAAAGTGCCATAGAAATCTGCCAAAGTGTCTATTTCCCAGTCTTGCATCAGTCTTCTGAAAGTCAGATTCCATCCTTGTGTGGACCAAACTTCATTCAAGGTGGCACCCTGCTGTTGGTTCAAGTAAAAGATGTCAGGATATAGCTTTTTCAAGCTGCCAAGTCCCAACCAGTTCTTCCCAAAACATATCCTCCTACCATCCTTCACATTAAAACTTAGCTTTTGTGCAAAACCAGGCCACAGATTCCTAATTCTTGTTGTTGCCCGCTTAAACAAACTCCATTCCAGGAAATAAGGAATGAATAATATAGTATTTTCGAAAAGTTTTTGTGTTGATTTTCTATAGAATTCCTTGGGTTTAATCTACTGTTTAACATTTGGGGCTCTGTGTGAGTTTGTTCGCTGGATGTGTTATCTCTTTACTCTCTAACTGATCATTGGTGGGAGAAtatgatactattttcactttgctTGTATGAAATTCGTTAACACTATATTTTTATCATCTTCCTTCATGATCTGTTAAATGTATGTTTCAGCTTGAGATTGAGTTTAAGAAATGCTAATTTACAAGCAAAGGCAAACATGAGGAAAGCTGCTCAAGAAGAGGTAGTTTGTCTATTTGTATAGCAGATATTATTTAGCATGTCAAAATTATTAACTTGCCAAACATCCTGCATTTTATCCTTTATTGTGGCCGATACTCACAAAAGATATCATGCTGACATCTGCCTCCATATGATGGCAAAATATGGAAATCTTTTACCTGCAATTTCTCCTCTTTTGGACCGATACTTGCAAAAGATGTCATACTAACATCTGCCTTCATATGATGTCAGAGGGAGCTTCTCTTGGGAGGTGGAGAAGAATCTACAGTTCGCAGACGAAATCTACAGTATGTGGTACCCTTTTAGTCGTTATGTTACTATGGTTACATCTTCTTTAAAAGTTTATATGTTTCATAATGTTTCTTTCTACTGAACTAAGGTTCTGTACATCTAAACTATTAATCTATTTACCAGGACAAAAGCTGGAATGACATCTGCAGCTGAAAGCATTACGGAGAGCCTGCGCCGCACTCGCCAACTTATGGTTCAGGTTATTGCcttctttcttctattttcaTTTGCTTGGTTTTAAAggccgcccccccccccctccctctctttttttggctcatttaattatttatggGCTTTTTATGTTGCATAACACTGCTTACTCTCTTGTCGTTTATAATATGTTTACAGGAAGTTGAAAGAAGTGCAAGCACTCTAATGACAGTTGGTAAGTACCtttccatgtttatgaatgaCATTCACTCTTGGCATGATGTTCTTTAATATCAGTTTACTTATGTTGCTTCATTCAGATAGGTCCTTCTTCTCTTCTCTAGTTCTTTTGCTACTTATGTGACGTTGTtacttcataaaaaataaaaaataaatgattgCATGAAATGGATGGTTAAGAAAAAGGTCATATTGAGATgaaatgttcttttttcttCGCCTAATTATTCCCCTTTTCTCGTCTTCTCTTTAAGGGAATATAACATAGTTCTTCAAAGAAATGGTGTTATATCGGCAGAGGCATAAAAACTGCAGTTCTTTTTatcataccaaaaaaaaaaaaaaaaaaaaaaaaaaaaaaatagggtcTTTTTCTGGACATAATGTTAGGAGTTGTGTTAAACATTCTATAGGATGAAATTTTTTGTAGTTGCAGTGAAAACAAGTTGAGTTTGACTTGCTTTTGAATAAATCTTACTTCTGttacttttgatttttcttatgAAGTAATGTGAAAAAGTAGAACATAAACCTCAATATCAGATATATGCCATTTTTGTTGGTTAATAATGAAAGCTCAACTTAGAGCTAGGCCTTGTTGTGTTACTTGGACTGATCACCACCCAGGTTATGTACTAGGTCAAGTGCACCTAAATAGGTTTACCTCACTGTAAAAATAGCCCTATAGGTAAACACCATCTGCAGTATAAAAGCGTAATGGGTGGAAGGAAACATATTTAACCAGTAGTTGACAAGAAAATACATTAAAGTTATTCATTACATGGCTTGATCGATCTACCTATCCAATGTGATATTTTGTACTACATGTATCGGTTTGGTTTCTTTGACGAGGCAATGATGTGTTCAGGAGATACACCTCTCATTAGATGACAACAAGATGGTTACTTTTACAACGTGGGCATATATTATCTTATTTTTTGTGATGGTGACTGCTTACCtgacttttggatattattcttCATATCCTAAATGCGAAGAGTATGTAAGTTGAGGCTAGATGACAATGTACATGGTCTGGATACTGCAGATGAATCAACAGGGGTATTAAAGAAAGCCGAGAGTGAATACAAGGGCCACCGCTCCTTGCTAACgcgaacccgaaaccttctgTCCACAATGCAACGGCAGGACATTCTTGACAGGTATCACGTGACAATGACTTTGTAAAATAACatggaccttttttttttttttaaaatgacaaaaatcGTCCCTCACGTTTGGGAGCAACTTCAAAATAGTCCCTAAAGTATGCTCTTAACTGTTTTTAGTGGGcttcaaatatttaacaaactcTGTCTGTTAGATTTAACGCACAAAAAACTGTTTAAACTTACTCCcgcataagggaccatttttgtcattttctccctttttttgcAACTCTACTGTTGAGTTTATAGTGATATTGCAATTTTGCTGGATCTCACTTTTCCCTGGTGGTTAATTACGTTGTCTGAAAGTGTATCTAACCTTTACTGCAACACTAACACAATCTGTGAACAGGGTGATACTGGTGGTTGGatttattattttctccttggccGTTCTTTACGTGGTTTCAAAGCGTATTGGGCTGCTCAAGTTGCAGCGTAAGCTCATTGAGGTTGTGAAGTCCGGTACAGCTGGACAGGTGGAGATATTACCTGGAGCTGCTAGACAAGGTGCAAATGTTGCTCAGGTTCAGATGAATCCTGTACCCGAGTTAAATGTACCCTTAGAACAAGCAATGCATGATGAACTTTGAATTCCCTTTAGCTTTGTACATTTTCTTTGTTGCATGCGATTTCATATATGAAGCTCCATATCTTGGTTACAGCCTTACATCTTATATTCTTTGCATTTACTCTGTACTCCATCGATTTTATATTTTCGATCTTGGTATTTTAGACACAGATAAACAGTATATGTCTAGTAACTTTCAGAGAATGCATATACAATATTGTTTGTGTTCTTGCACTTTGGCATAACATAAGCCTTCCCAATGATTGTAGCAGAATGAAATGACATCTATTCCTATTTTATCCACAAAATTGACAAACAGCAACTCTTTGTAGATGACCAAATAAAATAGAGGAGGAGATAGAGTGCAAGCCATTTAGAACcggaaaaaggaaaatgaagaaACTATTTTATAAAGTTAGGATTATGCTAATAGCCAGAAATTTCTATGAGTTTTGGTGTTGAGAAGGTATCCTGCAGTTTGGCCCTTCCTCTGAACTGCAACACAGGTGCATTTGCTGTTCTCAATCAAATATTCTGCCATATCCAGCCCCAGCCCTCTTAGCGACACACTTCTTCTAGGCCTGCCCACACAAATCCAAGATGATTTACACCTATTCAACAAGAAAGAGAAGTGAAATAAGAAGGTTTTGGGGGTTGTCCAAATCGTAAAAGTTTCACGGGGTAGCCTATTCTGACACCGTCATGCCTTAAATTTTTGCACATATACCCCACTTCAGACATATGGTGTCTGAAGTTAATGCTTGAGAAAACCACCCTCTGAAGTTTTATGAGTAAATTTCATGCATTTCTGCCTGAAGTTCAGGCAAAAATAGTTGTACTTCACTCATTTTTTCTGGAACTATAGCTTTATATGACTAAAGTCCAGTCATTTTTGGCTGACTTCATCCACATGTGCATGAACTTCGGATAGAAATGACTGAAGTCGTGCAAAAATGATTGAACTTCGGGATATGAAATTTCAAACACTCTGAAGTTTGACTTTGTCAAGACTAATTTTAGAAACGAGTATATGTCTGAAGTTGTCCCGAAGTGGGTAcacgtgaaaaaaaaaaaaaattaaaaagcgaGCACAAGTTAAACGACAGCGTCAAAATCAGGTATTCGTGCACTTCGCCTCGGGGTCCAACTGGTGTACTGTTCAAGCTCGATGAATGATAGGCCCGACCATCATCCTTCCCCACTTAATGGCTAGGTTCGAACTTGTGACGTGCCCAAACGTTACCCTTGTGCCCGTACTACTAGGCCAAACCCCCTGGGCCCAGCCATTACTTTATTACTTAATACTTCACTTGccatattttaaatttcttgTAATTCTCATTTAAAATCAGATGATGTGAAAAGATTAAAGAATGCAAACTCACCGAAGTATTACGTTAGAAATGCTCCTTCTCTGACCTATAACAAGAATATCAATACCAAGAGATGCAGCTTTAGCAAGAATAATAGTGGCCTTTTCCTTGGCATTGCCATCCATTTCAACTGTCTCTGTACAAACTTTTATCTTAGATTGTGCAACTTCACATGCATGTTTCATTGTCCCGAGAAAATCAATGTATCCCTTTCCTGCGCACCCTTTGACACCGCGGCCTTCCGCTGCCAAATTGGAGGCCGCGGTCGAGGACGGTGGTGATGATGCAGAGGATGCCAATGACTTTTTAAAGAAAGCGCCCAACGGATTACTATTTACGCCTCCTCCATTGGATGAGGATAAGGTTAAAGAGGTTGTGGACGTGGACGAGGATGTAGCTGAGTTTGGCAATGGTTTCTTGATCAAGGCACCGAGGAGATTCCTCCATGCATTAGGGTTACGGACATGCAGAAGAATCAACGTGTCATTTTCCGCGACTGCATGGGAGAGAGCGTATTGAAGGGCGGCTGCTGATTCACGAGTAGGATCCGCTACCACCATTATTTTTCGTGTTGAGTTCTTCCCATCTGCCATAATATGGTCTCTGGCCATTAGTTATAACCACCACAATAGTTGAACCAGCCCCCAACCACCACCACAACCGCCCACCGCCACCCGTAACGTTGGTTTTCTACCTAATGATAAAACCAGCGCTTGTGGGAATGGTAGTGGAACGGTAAACAAGGAAGAAAACAAGAATATGAGGCTGCCATCTTTTTAGGCTtctggtatatatatgatatctaTGTGTATCTGTCAAAAGGGTAGTTTTTATCCTATAATAAATTGTGATCCCTAAACTTAATGCCCTTCTTGCTGTTTGCAAAAGCCATTAGAAAGACCAAATGAATGTCAACCTCTCAAGTTGAAAGGATAACAAAATTTCCACTCCCTATGttctacatatatacatacacatacacctTGTTCTGTTTATTAAATAAATTGTAAATTAAATTTAATACGGAGTAGTTCATTTGAAGAATCAAAACTAAGGGGGAAACCAAATGAATATTATCATATGGTATTAACTTAAAttgatagaaaaaaaaattca
This portion of the Lycium ferocissimum isolate CSIRO_LF1 chromosome 1, AGI_CSIRO_Lferr_CH_V1, whole genome shotgun sequence genome encodes:
- the LOC132040024 gene encoding uncharacterized protein LOC132040024 translates to MDQVVEEVENVKKEFQETYKQIQETIKSINEYGKSRLVSEEKSSLPRLNGVAQDGMNLLQSLQFQIDLLAPQLPSDDQVEKAQSLAQSWKTQIQSLRLSLRNANLQAKANMRKAAQEERELLLGGGEESTVRRRNLQTKAGMTSAAESITESLRRTRQLMVQEVERSASTLMTVDESTGVLKKAESEYKGHRSLLTRTRNLLSTMQRQDILDRVILVVGFIIFSLAVLYVVSKRIGLLKLQRKLIEVVKSGTAGQVEILPGAARQGANVAQVQMNPVPELNVPLEQAMHDEL
- the LOC132040116 gene encoding uncharacterized protein LOC132040116 isoform X2 is translated as MARDHIMADGKNSTRKIMVVADPTRESAAALQYALSHAVAENDTLILLHVRNPNAWRNLLGALIKKPLPNSATSSSTSTTSLTLSSSNGGGVNSNPLGAFFKKSLASSASSPPSSTAASNLAAEGRGVKGCAGKGYIDFLGTMKHACEVAQSKIKVCTETVEMDGNAKEKATIILAKAASLGIDILVIGQRRSISNVILRPRRSVSLRGLGLDMAEYLIENSKCTCVAVQRKGQTAGYLLNTKTHRNFWLLA
- the LOC132040116 gene encoding uncharacterized protein LOC132040116 isoform X1 translates to MARDHIMADGKNSTRKIMVVADPTRESAAALQYALSHAVAENDTLILLHVRNPNAWRNLLGALIKKPLPNSATSSSTSTTSLTLSSSNGGGVNSNPLGAFFKKSLASSASSPPSSTAASNLAAEGRGVKGCAGKGYIDFLGTMKHACEVAQSKIKVCTETVEMDGNAKEKATIILAKAASLGIDILVIGQRRSISNVILRCKSSWICVGRPRRSVSLRGLGLDMAEYLIENSKCTCVAVQRKGQTAGYLLNTKTHRNFWLLA